Proteins from one Microbacterium proteolyticum genomic window:
- a CDS encoding SufE family protein, whose protein sequence is MSENTLPARLAEIREEFLELDEPDRLQLLLEFSHELPDVPAEYADHPEMCERVAECQSPVYIVVDVDDAGHVAMHATAPAEAPTTRGFASILAQGLTGLSAEEVLAVPDDFPQSIGLTRAVSPLRIAGMTGMLMRAKRQVRAKSGL, encoded by the coding sequence ATGTCCGAGAACACGCTCCCCGCCCGCCTCGCCGAGATCCGCGAGGAGTTCCTCGAGCTCGACGAGCCCGACCGACTGCAGCTCCTGTTGGAGTTCTCGCACGAGCTGCCCGACGTCCCGGCCGAGTACGCGGATCACCCCGAGATGTGCGAGCGGGTCGCCGAGTGCCAGTCGCCGGTGTACATCGTGGTCGATGTCGACGACGCCGGCCACGTGGCGATGCACGCGACCGCACCGGCCGAGGCGCCCACGACCCGCGGCTTCGCGAGCATCCTGGCGCAGGGACTCACGGGCCTGTCGGCCGAGGAGGTCCTCGCGGTCCCGGACGACTTCCCGCAGAGCATCGGTCTCACCCGGGCCGTGAGCCCGCTGCGCATCGCCGGCATGACCGGAATGCTCATGCGCGCGAAGCGTCAGGTGCGGGCCAAGAGCGGTCTCTGA
- the zapE gene encoding cell division protein ZapE, with protein sequence MTSTPATTGVVHLIDREPAISGAEMVSALVPPPQFDGATFESYRADAAYPSQQEAKELLQTFATGQGAPAKKSGFFRRAEKTPPVKPGVYLDGGFGVGKTHLLASIYHAMPARRKYFGSFIEYTALVGVLGYAKAVELFRGSDLLCIDEFELDDPGDTMVMTRLLGELVASGTRLAATSNTPPNALGEGRFAAQDFLREIQSMSDSFRTIRIDGTDFRQRAIDGEARVLTDADYTDAIQDAASRGVATDDDFTAAVAHLARVHPSRFIRLIDGIDAIGLRDVKVLHDQSAALRLVAFVDRAYDAQIPIRATGVPLNTVFADEMLAGGYRKKYLRAVSRLVALTHS encoded by the coding sequence ATGACCTCAACGCCCGCGACGACCGGTGTCGTGCACCTCATCGATCGCGAGCCGGCCATCTCGGGCGCCGAGATGGTGAGCGCGCTCGTGCCGCCGCCGCAGTTCGACGGCGCGACGTTCGAGTCCTATCGGGCGGATGCCGCCTATCCCTCGCAGCAGGAGGCGAAGGAGCTGCTGCAGACCTTCGCGACCGGCCAGGGCGCGCCGGCGAAGAAGTCCGGCTTCTTCCGCCGCGCCGAGAAGACCCCGCCGGTGAAGCCCGGCGTGTACCTGGACGGCGGATTCGGTGTCGGCAAGACCCACCTGCTCGCGTCGATCTACCACGCGATGCCCGCCCGTCGGAAGTACTTCGGCTCGTTCATCGAGTACACCGCGCTGGTCGGCGTCCTCGGCTACGCCAAGGCGGTCGAGCTCTTCCGCGGCTCCGACCTCCTCTGCATCGACGAGTTCGAACTCGACGACCCGGGCGACACGATGGTGATGACTCGGCTGCTCGGCGAGCTCGTGGCATCCGGAACCCGTCTCGCCGCCACGTCGAACACGCCCCCCAACGCCCTGGGCGAAGGACGTTTCGCCGCGCAGGACTTCCTGCGCGAGATCCAGTCCATGTCCGACAGCTTCCGCACGATCCGCATCGACGGCACCGACTTCCGTCAGCGCGCCATCGACGGCGAGGCCCGCGTGCTGACGGACGCCGACTACACCGACGCGATCCAGGATGCCGCCTCGCGCGGCGTCGCGACCGACGACGACTTCACGGCGGCCGTCGCGCACCTCGCCCGCGTGCACCCGTCGCGCTTCATCCGCCTGATCGACGGCATCGACGCGATCGGGCTGCGCGACGTCAAGGTGCTGCACGATCAGTCCGCGGCACTGCGACTGGTCGCGTTCGTCGACCGGGCCTACGACGCGCAGATCCCGATCCGCGCCACCGGCGTTCCCCTGAACACCGTGTTCGCCGACGAGATGCTCGCGGGCGGCTACCGCAAGAAGTACCTTCGCGCCGTGTCACGTCTCGTGGCCTTGACGCATTCCTGA
- a CDS encoding type II toxin-antitoxin system PemK/MazF family toxin, with protein sequence MGTAARLVSAFLRAFRPSTSPQPSATLRPGQGSGAAATSPSAPLRPGQGSGETATVEVAPPRRLTLSYAPQRDGAPDGGEIVWTWVPYEERDGRGKDRPVLVIGRADATRSYAVRLTSKPHAGDTDYLALGTGEWDPQRRPSWVDIEQLYLVHDAGMRREAAALDRRRFEAVASALQGRYGWRLG encoded by the coding sequence ATGGGAACCGCCGCACGCCTCGTCTCCGCCTTCCTGCGGGCCTTCCGGCCGTCCACGTCGCCGCAGCCCTCCGCGACGCTCCGGCCCGGGCAGGGGTCCGGCGCTGCCGCGACGAGCCCGTCCGCGCCCCTACGGCCCGGTCAGGGCTCCGGTGAGACCGCGACGGTCGAGGTCGCCCCTCCGCGACGCCTGACGCTCTCCTACGCCCCGCAACGCGACGGCGCGCCCGACGGCGGCGAGATCGTGTGGACCTGGGTGCCGTACGAGGAACGCGACGGACGCGGCAAGGACCGACCGGTGCTCGTCATCGGGCGAGCGGATGCCACCCGCTCCTACGCCGTGCGCCTCACCAGCAAGCCGCACGCGGGCGACACCGATTACCTGGCGCTCGGCACGGGGGAGTGGGACCCGCAGCGCCGCCCCTCGTGGGTCGACATCGAGCAGCTCTACCTCGTGCACGACGCCGGCATGCGCCGGGAGGCCGCAGCCCTGGACCGACGCCGCTTCGAGGCCGTGGCATCCGCTCTCCAAGGCCGCTACGGGTGGCGCCTGGGCTGA
- a CDS encoding sulfurtransferase translates to MTVEFDTTSPKFAAYAEPGRLVTGDWLQERLGQPGLVVVESDEDVLLYETGHIPGAVKVDWHTELNDPVVRDYVDGEGFAELLSRKGIARDDTVVIYGDKNNWWAAYALWVFSLFGHADVRLLDGGRDKWIAEGRPITTEPTTREPVEYPIIERDDTLIRAYKDDVLAHLGNPLIDVRSPEEYSGERTSAPAYPEEGALRAGHIPSAQSVPWAKAVAEDGGFKSREELDAIYRDGAGLADGDKIVAYCRIGERSSHTWFVLKHLLGFEDVRNYDGSWTEWGSAVRVPIVAGAEPGEVPAR, encoded by the coding sequence GTGACCGTCGAGTTCGACACCACCTCCCCGAAGTTCGCCGCGTATGCCGAGCCCGGCCGTCTCGTGACCGGCGACTGGCTGCAGGAACGCCTGGGCCAGCCGGGCCTCGTCGTCGTCGAATCCGACGAGGACGTCCTGCTCTACGAGACGGGTCACATCCCCGGCGCGGTGAAGGTCGACTGGCACACCGAACTCAACGACCCCGTGGTCCGCGACTACGTCGACGGCGAGGGGTTCGCCGAACTCCTGAGCCGCAAGGGCATCGCCCGCGACGACACGGTCGTCATCTACGGCGACAAGAACAACTGGTGGGCCGCCTACGCCCTGTGGGTGTTCTCGCTGTTCGGACACGCGGACGTGCGTCTGCTCGACGGTGGCCGCGACAAGTGGATCGCCGAGGGGCGCCCGATCACCACCGAGCCGACCACTCGCGAGCCGGTCGAGTACCCGATCATCGAGCGCGACGACACGCTGATCCGCGCCTACAAGGACGACGTGCTCGCCCACCTCGGCAACCCCCTCATCGACGTCCGCTCCCCCGAGGAGTACTCCGGTGAGCGCACCTCGGCCCCCGCTTACCCCGAAGAGGGTGCGCTCCGCGCCGGCCACATCCCCAGCGCGCAGAGCGTTCCGTGGGCCAAGGCCGTCGCCGAGGACGGCGGTTTCAAGTCGCGCGAAGAACTGGATGCCATCTACCGAGATGGCGCGGGCCTCGCGGACGGCGACAAGATCGTGGCGTACTGCCGCATCGGCGAGCGTTCCAGCCACACGTGGTTCGTGCTGAAGCACCTGCTCGGCTTCGAGGACGTGCGCAACTACGACGGTTCGTGGACCGAGTGGGGCAGCGCGGTGCGCGTGCCCATCGTCGCGGGGGCCGAGCCGGGCGAGGTTCCCGCGCGCTGA
- a CDS encoding ammonium transporter, protein MDQGNTAFILLAAALVLLMTPGLAFFYGGLVKAKSVISMMMMSFGAMGLIGVLWALYGYAIAFPATDAGVTQAPWAIDFNELGLTGVLETPEGAAYPPLAFVAFQATFAIITVALVSGAIADRAKFGSWMVFAFLWSTIVYFPVASWVFNFGLADDGSFSYGGWITKGMQDVFGVGAIDFAGGTAVHINAGAAALALALVLGKRVGFQKGAHAPHNPPFVLLGAGLLWFGWFGFNAGSELAADGTAALAFVNTIIAPAAALLSWLLVEKIKDGKPTSVGAASGAVAGLVAITPACASLDPIWAILLGLLAGAICALAIELKFKLGFDDSLDVVGVHLVGGLLGTLYLGIFARGTGLVESGSFNQLLVQAIAAFAVLIYSFVLAYIIGFAIEKTIGFRVKNEDEIAGIDTIVHGEEGYVLTDAR, encoded by the coding sequence ATGGATCAAGGCAACACCGCATTCATCCTGCTAGCAGCGGCACTCGTGCTGCTCATGACGCCCGGCCTGGCGTTCTTCTACGGCGGCCTCGTGAAGGCCAAGAGCGTCATCAGCATGATGATGATGAGCTTCGGCGCGATGGGACTCATCGGAGTCCTGTGGGCGCTGTACGGCTACGCGATCGCATTCCCCGCCACTGACGCGGGCGTCACCCAGGCCCCGTGGGCGATCGACTTCAACGAGCTCGGCCTGACCGGTGTCCTCGAGACGCCCGAGGGTGCGGCTTACCCGCCCCTGGCCTTCGTCGCCTTCCAGGCCACGTTCGCCATCATCACCGTCGCGCTCGTCTCGGGCGCCATCGCCGACCGCGCCAAGTTCGGCTCGTGGATGGTCTTCGCCTTCCTGTGGTCGACCATCGTCTATTTCCCCGTCGCCAGCTGGGTCTTCAACTTCGGCCTCGCCGACGACGGCTCGTTCTCGTACGGCGGCTGGATCACCAAGGGCATGCAGGACGTCTTCGGTGTCGGCGCGATCGACTTCGCCGGTGGTACCGCGGTCCACATCAACGCCGGTGCCGCGGCCCTCGCCCTCGCGCTCGTCCTCGGCAAGCGCGTCGGCTTCCAGAAGGGCGCTCACGCTCCCCACAACCCGCCCTTCGTGCTCCTCGGCGCCGGCCTGCTGTGGTTCGGCTGGTTCGGCTTCAACGCCGGTTCGGAGCTCGCCGCGGACGGCACCGCCGCCCTCGCCTTCGTCAACACGATCATCGCCCCGGCCGCGGCCCTGCTCAGCTGGCTGCTCGTCGAGAAGATCAAGGACGGCAAGCCCACCTCCGTCGGTGCCGCCTCCGGCGCCGTCGCGGGTCTGGTCGCCATCACCCCCGCGTGCGCCTCTCTCGACCCGATCTGGGCGATCCTGCTGGGCCTGCTCGCCGGTGCGATCTGCGCCCTCGCGATCGAGCTGAAGTTCAAGCTCGGCTTCGACGACTCGCTCGACGTCGTCGGCGTGCACCTCGTCGGTGGTCTCCTCGGAACCCTGTACCTGGGCATCTTCGCCCGGGGCACGGGCCTCGTCGAGAGCGGATCCTTCAACCAGCTGCTCGTGCAGGCCATCGCGGCCTTCGCGGTCCTCATCTACTCGTTCGTGCTCGCCTACATCATCGGCTTCGCGATCGAGAAGACGATCGGCTTCCGCGTGAAGAACGAGGACGAGATCGCCGGCATCGACACCATCGTGCACGGCGAAGAGGGCTACGTCCTCACCGACGCCCGCTGA